A portion of the Oncorhynchus masou masou isolate Uvic2021 chromosome 11, UVic_Omas_1.1, whole genome shotgun sequence genome contains these proteins:
- the zzef1 gene encoding zinc finger ZZ-type and EF-hand domain-containing protein 1 isoform X1, translated as MGNAESGCGGGSGDEEDVEAESPGFAEGSPASAATGVGVANSGGSGSGRSGRGSNNPPVPGCGPPTPGVLLEQVKLREAAARISDSGVAIPESVLAGNEGVLVRWLEDRLSRGEESVNVEQFCEMLESRDAPRDECEEAFGQFDAEGDGVVDVENMLMALKNSNGANLQGELSHVIRQLQACTLTPGFVDIFSKSKDRLGAHASKILKFLHRNRIPSSAIPFPVLEGYNSICTMRSTVVQDFLEFLLQKEKDLDIQYRAELNRDPEVDKVKVVTQCYNFIEASSNAADIHKMTNGETVTFWQSDGSARSHWIRLKMKPDVVLRRLAIAVASNDHSYMPQLVSVAVGKNRRSLQEIKDVRIPSNVTGYVALLENANITHPYIQINIKRCLSDGCDTRIHGLKTLGYQITKSKEVSVSDASAIWYLSLLTSLVTASMETNPVLAQTVLQSTQKALKHMPPLSLTPSSTEFPKFFSMNILEEVDGFLLRIADCCVTPDAELTLLAFALARGSVAKILQSLSGISEHLEAEYRASSLISSMASVRLRLLYRNGKTLQLHLQACDVKGKEEKSGPENMLTESAATGDGFLTESGKKRASVILSTEDQSNFQVTQMKVKVRKGAIGAKCGLVFAYSEGDTFDAEKHFKRFKKYDSWNYKDYKEFVQDNLRIPLQAEDEPIGWFELEDDWNDVEIKLQTCRIAKFLMVKFLCARQDSAERLGVQSLSFSGYLCPGAERLDDLDDLSPQGDGSEGDMVTGLTLLKKTLFFIQQLTRDMVPTDVSLFKQKFLLDFSGLNLILFWSFYNKLREIEGEEVMKSRVLVLQLLQNCFAVLPSPSSLEFRGLEESRGTEDGAVTSASASASPSTSSSSEPDSARAVWELYTHLCQIVDGLEAEGTVGKALRKEAVKAVLNGAAIFFPDKQSRRDKLFHMMKNITEEDQPESVKLTFESLCNYFSDQDPSGLLLLPPKGAPSDFDISPILSVMETLLLVATRECEVMMVDVSGGASRKVLLSLFWALQGSLLSWCYLQLKGGAAAAPTAADLARDILLKYVDQFLGSTKTVLGDLLQRYSGAEITDRLNGSILAMATRQMMIFLLELCFLDIPHCILLTSFSSLVVLLKNLSSETADIFSKVDLESCQQSQQPVVLRTWNMESPHNYENSRHETTIFACPGATSFEVEFDERSETEKRYDYLEFTDARGGKVRYDMKVGTEKWPKKVTFEAGPQLQFLFHSDSSNNEWGYKFTVTAHGLPDITVSWMSDLQLLVARLMGRLASRTMALKSPHEIRSVKELPAGKMAHVLSSPLWKPVFRHGLIESPHVHTDEVKTCQPGCSDCFMRFCDDFGHWNPTEEALDSRTQLMKSLMLACKKQPIRNEIVAGWKADMAVNAIFAAMIYHTPALNQALRIYVASQGGQASLSEDFVQVFSLAESIKTWMLEMKQRYLVGKMNVSEEEKEDGNCEVTMDGLAEMVLGKANLLLRFPPSGASSRLDTDFSRVAEGSAVLLRSISISEGDFQPSTSLGTQSSQAAGSEVGGCEARSGAVGPVPGPGCPHSFRVQPQDSTASDPGPGPSSQGLLGSTESLSYQPGAAEPASTFPRKAPSFSRGRLRLLSLRSVEEPRSAPSIKERYPLLKHIINFMKDQTLTTVSIRQTLSLNKAQAQSVCKVLETVQQCLLSLGKPHLFQAPCILFLQELLACQKDFTSYFSQLSGSGQELREKVRRSYHRLVLMLVEAVQGFSSLNEKVLLPALSCVQTCLLHLLDMSWEVQDLPLFLQIKLPDLLLTMSQENISVHDIAISQWTEEDEIADYKKNRDWMDECVDGMFEKWYDKIDEEGSMEDRRKMHMFIARYCDLLNVVISCDGCERMAPWHRYRCLQCMDMDLCKTCFLSGAKPEGHEDDHEMVNMEYACDHCQGLIVGSRINCNVCEDFDLCFGCYNAKKYPDSHLPTHRITVCPMVTIRISDRHRLIQPYIHNYSWLLFAALALYTSDLSSERQQEGEPLGPDTLTQASALQTRCSQLITECLLKGQTGKGLRSSALLSLLASNESESELCPESPSQELSINTTTEDTSSLPGSTTAICSPLPSRDKRKAQGKEKEKEKEVQSPPAALEVCSTSEGEGGQEKGKKKLVKQDTLDSSSLSQTPSLSSEGTLSPVIRAPESVSETITSPTPEDIEEMREMMKERDEKMEKMAKVPIQEHVFAECSRERILGLLAAMLPPAKPGSTLALSSLSPILPQLFRVVISNAGCLNETYHLTLGLLGQLLLRIPPLEADVAVREALADKYELLTPGEGAASGADTQGWKTTQLLFSLGAVCLDSRIGLDWACSVADILRSLNACPQWSVVIAAFTDHCVRQLPQTLKRTNLFTLLVLVGFPEVLCMGTQSVFIDNANEQHHMILLKHFTEKNHAAVVDVKTRKRKTVKDYQLIQPQDSSATGSHSPGSQVQGIGQGQGPPQAQLTRYLSNFTSIISHLLQSSQDSSTPDAVEASWVVSLALKGLYNTLKKHGVAEAQEAIQQSGLTQLLVRKCSKGTGFSKLWLLRDLEILSIMLYSSKREIHSMAQGQDGEREEKEQDKEHDSDHSSCCADDPDPNRPDPLEGLDEETKICFQITHDALNAPLHILRAMYELQMKRTDSFFLEVQKRFDGDVIKTDETIRTLAQKWQPTKRPRSEERSTKAVDTDMIVVPCVSKPSHCEKATEETTVVTQKLITNTETDLQLSYAKQRRTKSSALLHKELDARSNRSVRQYLVKVNQAIATLYARHVLASLLADWPQGAPLSEEALELSGASHMAYILDMLMQLEERPLWERILQKVLVGCSQSMLGSLSLTACQFMEEPGMAVQVRESKHPYDNNTNFEDKVHIPGAIYLSVKFDSRCYTEEGCDELIMGSSSDFLQDLHNFSGSPQKWTDFEIPGDTLHYRFISDMSNTEWGYKFTVTGGHRGRFQTGFEILKQMLADDQVLSHLPLADIWEWQVGVACRQTGNQRLKAIHLLLRLLQCQSQRGCELTLLRPLWQLFMTMESGLSQDPTSITVLLPLHRALTELFFIAEARAMEEGILQEYLLALTTNEQLLARTALALKNIAAISLAINYPNKSTKLLNTSP; from the exons ATGGGAAACGCAGAGAGCGGCTGCGGAGGTGGTAGTGGGGACGAGGAGGATGTCGAAGCCGAGAGCCCCGGGTTCGCGGAAGGCAGTCCGGCCTCTGCGGCCACGGGCGTCGGCGTTGCTAACAGTGGAGGCTCTGGTTCTGGAAGGAGTGGAAGGGGATCGAATAACCCTCCAGTGCCGGGCTGCGGACCACCTACCCCAGGGGTGCTTTTAGAGCAAGTCAAACTGAGGGAGGCGGCGGCCCGCATAAGCGACTCGGGGGTCGCCATTCCTGAGTCGGTCCTGGCCGGGAATGAGGGCGTCCTGGTGCGGTGGCTCGAGGACCGGTTGAGCCGGGGAGAGGAGTCTGTAAATGTGGAACAATTTTGCGAGATGCTCGAGAGCCGAGACGCTCCGCGAGATGAGTGCGAAGAG GCCTTTGGTCAGTTTGACGCAGAGGGAGATGGAGTGGTGGACGTTGAGAACATGCTGATGGCTCTGAAGAACTCCAATGGGGCCAATCTACAGGGAGAGCTGAGTCACGTGATCCGACAACTCCAGGCATGCACCCTAACCCCAG GATTCGTTGACATATTCTCCAAGTCCAAAGACAGGTTGGGAGCGCACGCCTCAAAGATCCTGAAGTTCCTCCACAGGAACCGTATTCCCAGTAGTGCCATCCCTTTCCCTGTTCTAGAGGGATACAACAGCATTTGTACCATGAGGTCTACCGTGGTGCAGGACTTCCTAGAGTTCCTCCTTCAGAAGGAGAAAG acTTAGACATCCAGTACAGGGCAGAGTTGAACCGGGACCCAGAGGTGGATAAAGTGAAGGTGGTCACACAGTGCTACAACTTCATAGAAGCTTCGTCCAATGCCGCGGACATCCACAAGATGACCAACGGCGAGACCGTGACCTTCTGGCAGTCAGACGGCAGCGCCCGCTCACACTGGATAAG GTTGAAGATGAAGCCGGACGTGGTGCTGCGTCGCCTGGCCATCGCAGTGGCATCCAACGACCACAGCTACATGCCCCAGCTGGTGTCGGTGGCCGTGGGCAAGAACCGGCGATCGCTGCAGGAGATCAAGGATGTGCGCATCCCCTCCAACGTCACAGGTTACGTGGCCCTGCTGGAGAACGCCAACATTACTCACCCCT ACATCCAGATCAACATCAAGCGGTGCCTGAGTGATGGTTGTGACACGCGGATCCACGGGCTGAAGACCCTAGGCTACCAGATCACCAAGAGTAAAGAGGTGTCTGTGTCTGATGCCTCGGCTATCTGGTACCTGTCACTGCTCACCTCCCTGGTCACAGCCTCAATGGAGACCAACCCTGTCCTGGCACAGACTGTCCTACAGAGCACACA AAAAGCCTTAAAGCACATGCCACCACTGTCCTTAACGCCGTCGTCCACCGAGTTCCCCAAGTTCTTCTCCATGAACATCCTCGAGGAGGTGGACGGGTTCCTGCTCAGAATAGCAGA TTGCTGTGTGACCCCTGATGCAGAACTGACCCTGTTGGCCTTTGCCCTGGCCCGGGGCAGTGTGGCTAAGATCCTCCAATCCCTGTCTGGTATCAGTGAGCACCTGGAGGCAGAGTACAGAGCCTcgtccctcatctcctccatggCCTCAGTCAGACTGCGCCTGCTCTATCGCAACG GGAAGACCCTTCAGTTGCACCTGCAGGCCTGTGATGTGAAGGGCAAAGAGGAGAAGTCGGGACCAGAGAACATGCTGACTGAATCCGCCGCCACTGGAGACG GGTTTCTTACAGAAAGTGGTAAGAAGAGAGCTAGCGTGATCTTGTCTACAGAAGACCAGAGCAACTTCCAGGTCACTCAGATGAAGGttaaa GTCCGTAAAGGTGCCATTGGAGCGAAGTGTGGCCTGGTGTTTGCCTACAGTGAAGGAGACACCTTTGATGCAGAAAAACACTTCAAGAGGTTTAAGAAGTATGACTCCTGGAACTACAAGGACTACAAGGAGTTTGTGCAAGACAA TCTGAGGATTCCACTGCAGGCGGAGGATGAGCCCATTGGCTGGTTTGAGCTGGAGGATGACTGGAACGATGTGGAGATCAAACTGCAGACTTGTCGCATTGCAAAG tTCCTGATGGTGAAGTTCCTGTGTGCGCGGCAGGACAGTGCAGAGCGTCTGGGCGTCCAGTCTCTGTCCTTCAGTGGGTACCTGTGTCCCGGGGCCGAGAGGCTGGATGATCTGGACGACCTGAGCCCACAAGGAGATGGCTCAGAGGGGGACATGGTCACTGGACTCACCCTGCTCAAGAAGACCCTCTTCTTCATCCAGCAGCTCACACGAGACATGGTACCCACT GATGTGTCCCTGTTCAAGCAGAAGTTTCTACTGGATTTCAGTGGCCTCAACCTCATCCTGTTCTGGAGCTTCTATAACAAACTACGGGAGAT tgagggagaggaggtgatgAAAAGCAGAGTGCTGGTGCTCCAGCTGCTCCAGAACTGTTTCGCCGTGCTGCCCAGCCCCAGCTCGCTGGAATTCAGGGGcctggaggagagcagggggACTGAGGATGGAGCAGTAACCTCAGCATCAGCCTCCGCATCCCCGTCCACATCCAGCAGTAGcgagccagactctgccagggcAGTGTGGGAGCTCTACACCCACCTCTGTCAAA TTGTAGATGGTCTGGAGGCTGAGGGGACGGTGGGCAAAGCCCTGAGGAAGGAGGCAGTGAAAGCCGTTCTGAACGGAGCGGCCATCTTCTTCCCAGACAAACAAAGCAGAAGAGACAAACTCTTCCACATGATG AAAAACATCACAGAGGAGGATCAGCCAGAGTCTGTGAAGTTGACGTTTGAATCGCTTTGTAATTACTTCAG TGACCAGGATCCCAGTGGCCTTCTCCTGCTCCCTCCTAAAGGAGCTCCTTCAGACTTTGACATCAGCCCTATCCTCAGTGTCATGGAGACCTTGCTACTGGTGGCCACTCGGGAA tgtgagGTGATGATGGTGGATGTGAGTGGCGGGGCCAGCAGGAAGGTGCTACTGTCTCTGTTCTGGGCTCTGCAGGGCAGCCTGCTCTCCTGGTGTTACCTGCAACTCAAAGGAGGGGCTGCTGCAGCCCCCACCGCTGCAGACCTGGCCAGAGATATTCTCCTCAAAT atGTGGATCAGTTCCTGGGCAGCACTAAGACCGTGCTGGGAGACCTGCTGCAGAGATACAGTGGAGCTGAAATCACTGACAGACTCAATGGATCCATCCTGGCCATGGCCACCAGACAGATG ATGATCTTCTTGTTGGAGCTGTGTTTCCTGGACATCCCTCACTGTATTCTGCTCACCAGTTTCTCCTCTCTGGTTGTGCTGCTGAAAAACCTCTCCAGTGAAACGGCAGACATCTTCTCTAAG GTGGACCTGGAGAGCTGCCAGCAGTCCCAGCAGCCGGTGGTCCTGAGGACCTGGAACATGGAGTCTCCTCATAACTACGAGAACAGCAGGCACGAGACCACGATCTTCGCCTGCCCCGGGGCCACTTCCTTCGAGGTGGAGTTTGACGAACGcagtgagacagagaagag ATACGACTACCTAGAGTTCACAGACGCCAGAGGAGGGAAGGTCCGCTACGACATGAAGGTCGGGACTGAGAAATGGCCAAAG AAGGTGACGTTTGAGGCTGGACCCCAGCTGCAGTTCCTGTTCCACTCAGACAGCAGCAACAACGAGTGGGGCTATAAGTTCACAGTGACGGCCCACGGCCTGCCTGATATCACCGTGTCCTGGATGTCAGACCTACAGCTCCTGGTGGCCCGACTCATGGGCCGCCTGGCCTCCAGAACCATGGCCCTCAAATCACCCCacg AGATCCGCAGTGTGAAGGAGCTTCCTGCTGGGAAGATGGCCCacgtcctgtcctctcctctgtggaAGCCTGTCTTCAGACACGGACTCATTGAATCTCCCCACGTCCACACAGATGAG GTGAAGACATGCCAGCCAGGTTGTTCTGATTGTTTCATGAGATTCTGTGACGACTTTGGTCACTGGAACCCGACAGAGGAGGCACTAGACAGCAGGACTCAGTTGATGAAAAGCCTCATGCTGGCCTGCAAGAAGCAGCCAATTAGGAACGAGATAGTTGCGGGGTGGAAGGCTGACATGGCGGTGAATGCCATCTTTGCAGCCATGATTTACCACACGCCAGCCCTCAACCAAGCTCTCAGGATCTATG TAGCCAGCCAGGGTGGTCAGGCGAGTCTGAGTGAAGACTTTGTGCAGGTCTTCTCACTGGCTGAGAGCATCAAAACATGGATG TTGGAGATGAAGCAGCGGTATCTGGTGGGCAAAATGAATGtctctgaggaggagaaggaggatggcaaCTGTGAAGTAACCATGGATGGTCTCG CTGAGATGGTCCTTGGGAAGGCCAATCTTTTGTTGAGATTCCCCCCCAGTGGTGCTTCTTCTCGCTTGGACACCGACTTCTCCAGGGTAGCAGAGGGCAGCGCTGTCCTCCTCCGCTCCATCTCCATATCAGAGGGGGACTTCCAGCCGAGTACCTCGTTGGGAACCCAGTCCTCCCAGGCAGCAGGCTCTGAGGTGGGGGGCTGTGAGGCAAGGTCTGGAGCTGTGGGCCCAGTGCCTGGACCAGGCTGCCCTCATTCTTTCAGGGTCCAGCCCCAAGATTCAACAGCTTCTGACCCAGGGCCGGGCCCATCCAGCCAGGGCCTCCTGGGATCCACAGAGAGCCTGTCTTACCAGCCAGGGGCAGCAGAGCCTGCCTCCACCTTCCCCCGGAAGGCTCCCTCCTTCAGCCGGGGCCGCCTCCGCCTCCTCTCCTTGCGCTCCGTGGAAGAGCCTCGCTCTGCCCCCTCTATCAAGGAACGCTACCCTCTCCTCAAACACATCATCAACTTCATGAAGGACCAGACACTGACTACTGTCAG TATCCGGCAGACGCTGTCCTTGAACAAGGCCCAGGCTCAGAGTGTGTGTAAGGTACTGGAGACGGTACAGCAGTGTTTACTGTCCCTGGGGAAACCACACCTCTTCCAGGCCCCCTGCATTCTGTTCCTACAGGAACTGCTGGCCTGCCAGAAAGACTTCACCAG TTATTTCTCCCAGTTGTCTGGAAGTGGGCAGGAgctgagagagaaggtgaggaggtcCTACCATCGACTAGTCCTCATGCTGGTGGAGGCAGTACAAGGCTTCAGCAGTCTCAACGAGAA GGTCCTGCTGCCTGCCCTTTCCTGTGTTCAGACATGCTTGCTGCATCTCCTGGACATGAGCTGGGAGGTGCAGgacctccccctgttcctccagATCAAACTACCTGacctcctcctcaccatgtccCAGGAGAACATCAGCGTGCACGACATTGCCATCAG TCAGTGGACGGAGGAGGATGAGATAGCAGACTACAAGAAGAACCGGGACTGGATGGACGAGTGTGTGGATGGGATGTTTGAGAAGTGGTATGACAAGATTGACGAGGAGGGTTCCATGGAGGACAGGAGAAAG ATGCACATGTTCATAGCTCGTTATTGCGACCTGCTCAACGTGGTGATCTCCTGTGATGGCTGTGAGAGGATGGCCCCCTGGCACCGGTACCGCTGTCTGCAGTGTATGGACATGGACCTGTGCAAGACCTGCTTCCtca GTGGTGCCAAACCTGAGGGTCACGAGGACGACCATGAGATGGTGAACATGGAGTATGCATGTGACCACTGCCAGGGCCTCATTGTGGGCAGCAGGATCAACTGTAATGTCTGTGAAGACTTTGACCTCTGCTTCGGCTGCTACAATGCCAAGAAATACCCCGACAG TCACCTCCCGACCCATCGGATCACCGTCTGTCCCATGGTGACCATCAGGATCAGTGACCGCCACCGTCTCATACAGCCCTACATCCACAACTACTCCTGGCTGCTGTTTGCTGCCTTGGCCCTGTACAC CTCAGACCTGAGCAGCGAGAGACAGCAGGAGGGGGAGCCTCTGGGGCCAGACACCCTGACCCAGGCCTCCGCCCTGCAGACACGCTGCTCACAGCTCATTACCGAGTGCCTGCTCAAGGGACAGACTGGCAAAG gtCTGCGGTCCTCTGCCCTGCTGTCCCTGCTGGCCTCTAATGAGTCAGAGAGTGAGCTGTGTCCTGAGTCACCCTCCCAGGAGCTCAGCATCAACACCACCACAGAAGACACATCTTCTCTGCCTGGCTCCACCACTGCTATCTGCTCACCACTGCCCTCTAGGGACAAG agaaaagcccaggggaaggagaaggagaaggagaaggaggtgcAGTCTCCCCCTGCTGCCCTGGAGGTGTGCTCCAcgtcagagggagaaggaggacaggagaaggggAAGAAGAAGCTGGTGAAACAGGACACCCTAGACTCGTCCAGCCTCAGCCAGACCCCATCTCTGTCCAGCGAGGGAACACTCTCTCCCGTGATCAGAG CTCCAGAGTCGGTCTCCGAGACCATCACCTCTCCAACGCCTGAGGACatagaagagatgagagagatgatgaaggagagggatgagaagatGGAGAAGATGGCCAAGGTGCCCATCCAGGAGCATGTGTTTGCAGAGTGCTCCAGAGAGAGGATCCTGGGGCTGTTAGCTGCCATGCTGCCTCCAGCCAAACCG ggcTCCACCCTTGCTCTGTCCAGCCTGAGCCCCATCCTGCCCCAGCTCTTCAGGGTGGTCATCTCCAATGCCGGGTGTCTGAACGAGACCTACCACCTGACCCTTGGTCTCCTGGGGCAGCTGCTGCTGAGGATACCACCCCTGGAGGCGGACGTGGCCGTCAGAGAGGCCCTCGCCGATAAGTACGAGCTGCTCACCCCTGGAGAGGGGGCTGCCTCCGGGGCTGACACACAGGGCTGGAAGACCACCCAGCTACTTTTCAGCCTGGGGGCTGTCTGTCTGGACAG TCGTATAGGTCTGGACTGGGCGTGTTCGGTGGCTGATATCCTGCGGAGCCTGAACGCCTGTCCCCAGTGGAGTGTTGTCATAGCAGCCTTCACTGACCACTGTGTCCGGCAACTACCACAAACGCTCAAACGCACCAACCTCTTCACCCTGCTGGTGCTGGTCGGCTTCCCTGAG GTGCTGTGTATGGGCACCCAGTCAGTGTTCATAGACAATGCCAACGAGCAGCATCATATGATCCTACTCAAGCACTTCACCGAGAAGAACCACGCTGCTGTGGTGGATGTCAAGACCCGCAAGAGAAAGACAG TTAAGGACTACCAGCTGATCCAGCCGCAGGATTCCAGTGCTACAGGCTCCCACAGCCCAGGGTCCCAGGTCCAGGGcataggtcagggtcagggacccCCCCAGGCCCAGCTAACCCGCTACCTCAGTAACTTCACCTCCATCATCAGCCACCTGCTGCAGAGTAGTCAGGACAGCAGCACCCCCGACGCTGTGGAGGCCTCCTGGGTCGTCTCACTGGCCCTCAAGGGCCTCTACAACACACTCAAG AAGCACGGCGTTGCTGAGGCCCAGGAGGCCATCCAACAATCCGGTCTGACCCAGCTCCTGGTGAGGAAGTGCAGTAAGGGGACAGGCTTCAGTAAGCTGTGGCTGCTCCGAGACCTGGAGATCCTCTCCATAATGCTCTACTCCTCCAAGAGAGAGATCCACAGCATGGCCCAGGGCCAggacggggagagggaggagaaggagcaaGACAAGGAGCATGACTCGGACCACTCTAGTTGTTGTGCCGACGACCCCGACCCCAACCGGCCTGACCCACTGGAGGGGCTCGACGAAGAGACTAAGATTTGCTTCCAG ATTACCCATGATGCCTTAAACGCGCCCCTGCACATCCTGCGGGCCATGTACGAGCTGCAGATGAAGAGAACGGACTCCTTCTTTCTGGAGGTGCAGAAGAG GTTTGATGGAGACGTGATCAAGACGGACGAGACGATTAGGACGCTGGCTCAGAAGTGGCAGCCCACCAAGAGACCTCGCTCTGAGGAGAGGAGCACCAAGGCCGTGGACACTGACATGATCGTCGTGCCCTGTGTG tCCAAGCCGAGTCACTGTGAGAAGGCTACGGAGGAGACCACGGTGGTGACTCAGAAGCTGATCACCAACACGGAGACTGACCTCCAGCTGAGCTACGCCAAGCAGCGCCGCACCAAGTCCTCCGCCCTGCTGCACAAGGAGCTGGACGCCCGCAGCAACCGCTCTGTCAGACAGTACCTAGTCAAG GTGAACCAGGCCATCGCCACCCTGTATGCCCGCCACGTGCTGGCGTCGCTGCTGGCTGACTGGCCCCAGGGGGCGCCACTGAGTGAGGAGGCTCTGGAGCTGAGCGGGGCATCACACATGGCCTACATCCTGGACATGCTGATGCAGCTGGAGGAACGACCACTCTGGGAGAGG ATTCTACAGAAAGTGCTGGTTGGCTGCAGCCAGAGCATGCTGGGTAGTTTGTCTCTGACAGCGTGTCAGTTCATGGAGGAGCCTGGCATGGCCGTGCAAGTCCGGGAGTCCAAACACCCCTACGACAACAACACTAACTTTGAG gacaagGTGCACATCCCAGGGGCCATCTACCTATCTGTGAAGTTTGACTCCCGCTGTTACACAGAGGAGGGCTGTGATGAACTTATCATGGGCAGCAGCTCTGACTTTCTCCAGGATCTGCACAACTTCAGCGGCTCCCCACAGAAATGGACTGACTTCGAAATCCCTG GGGATACTCTGCACTACAGGTTCATCTCAGACATGAGCAACACAGAGTGGGGATACAAATTCACTGTCACTGGGGGACACAGGGGCCGCTTCCAGACAG GTTTTGAGATCCTAAAACAAATGTTGGCTGACGACCAAGTGCTCAGCCACCTCCCATTGGCTGACATCTGGGAGTGGCAGGTGGGCGTGGCCTGCCGCCAGACCGGGAACCAAAGACTGAAGGCCATCCACCTGTTGCTCCGCCTCCTGCAGTGTCAATCACAGAG gggcTGTGAGCTGACCCTGCTGAGGCCTCTATGGCAGCTGTTCATGACCATGGAGAGCGGTCTGAGTCAGGACCCCACCAGTATCACTGTACTGCTGCCCCTACACAGAGCACTCACGGAGCTCTTCTTCATTgctgaagccagggccatg GAGGAAGGCATTCTCCAGGAGTACCTATTAGCCCTAACCACCAATGAACAGCTCCTAGCCCGCACAGCACTG